In Arcobacter ellisii, a genomic segment contains:
- a CDS encoding ComF family protein produces the protein MICLTCKNLSFQIICKDCQTNLLTPSFHKREIEDGFFNYSFYSLSELENLISSKYYFHGDRVFNLLAKLSFAKFASNFTFTSQVFAIPIDDHTRHDFSHTAILAKHLNSQFITPKYNSLKATNIVKYAGKDLEFRQKNPRKFEVTNITNQMTILCDDLITTGATIKQAKKALEKKNNQVLFSLTLADAKL, from the coding sequence ATGATTTGCCTAACCTGTAAAAACTTATCATTTCAAATTATTTGTAAAGATTGTCAAACAAATCTTTTAACACCCTCTTTTCACAAAAGAGAAATAGAAGATGGATTTTTTAACTACTCTTTTTATTCACTTTCAGAACTTGAAAATTTAATCTCTTCAAAATATTATTTTCATGGAGATAGAGTTTTTAATCTTTTAGCAAAACTCTCTTTTGCTAAATTTGCTTCAAATTTTACTTTTACTTCACAAGTTTTTGCTATTCCAATTGATGACCATACAAGACATGATTTTTCTCATACTGCAATTTTGGCAAAACATCTAAACTCACAATTTATTACACCAAAATATAACTCTTTAAAAGCCACAAATATTGTCAAATATGCAGGAAAAGATTTAGAATTTAGACAGAAAAATCCAAGAAAATTTGAAGTTACAAATATAACTAATCAAATGACAATTTTATGTGATGATTTAATCACAACTGGTGCTACAATTAAACAAGCAAAAAAGGCTTTAGAGAAAAAAAATAATCAAGTATTATTCTCTTTAACCCTAGCTGATGCAAAACTTTAG
- the hisH gene encoding imidazole glycerol phosphate synthase subunit HisH: MIGIIDYNMGNLASVYNACHLLDAKATIVKNPDDLKNFNRVILPGVGAYKDAMEHLIKTGMNEAVNEFAKSGKPMIGICLGMQLLFESSQEFGHTDGLGLIDGVVVKFDKTKMHEDFKIPHMGWNTIVNKEHPLFEGLHNPYLYFVHSYHAVTKEENIIGKTTYGYEFASAVNKDNIYGFQPHPEKSHENGLRILKNFMNIK; this comes from the coding sequence GTGATTGGAATAATTGATTACAATATGGGAAATTTGGCAAGTGTTTATAATGCTTGTCATTTACTTGATGCAAAAGCAACTATTGTTAAAAACCCTGATGATTTAAAGAATTTTAATAGAGTTATTTTGCCTGGTGTTGGAGCATATAAAGATGCCATGGAACATCTAATTAAAACAGGTATGAATGAAGCTGTTAATGAATTTGCAAAAAGTGGTAAACCAATGATAGGTATTTGTCTTGGAATGCAACTTTTATTTGAAAGTTCTCAAGAGTTTGGTCATACTGATGGTTTAGGGTTAATTGATGGTGTTGTTGTAAAATTTGACAAAACAAAAATGCATGAAGATTTTAAAATTCCTCATATGGGTTGGAATACAATTGTAAACAAAGAACATCCTTTATTTGAAGGACTTCATAATCCATATTTATATTTTGTTCACTCTTATCATGCGGTAACAAAAGAAGAAAATATAATAGGTAAAACAACTTATGGATATGAGTTTGCAAGTGCTGTAAACAAAGATAATATCTATGGTTTCCAACCACATCCTGAAAAATCTCATGAAAATGGATTAAGAATTTTAAAAAACTTTATGAATATTAAATAA
- the lepA gene encoding translation elongation factor 4, translated as MQKNIRNFSIIAHIDHGKSTLADRIIQECGAITDREMTSQVMDTMDIEKERGITIKAQSVRLDYVKDGQKYVLNLIDTPGHVDFSYEVSRSLASSEGALLIVDSTQGVEAQTIANVYIAMDNDLELLPVVNKIDLPSADPIRVLEEVEEAIGLDCTLHNLISAKTGLGVKDLIDAIVDRVPAPNGDEDAPTKALIYDSWFDNYLGALALVRVYDGSIKKGQKIRLMNTKVEHQVIGLMYPHPLKRQDTLEIKTGEIGIVVLGLKTLDGIAVGDTMTDAKNPTLEPIDGFEPAKPFVFAGIYPIETDKFEDLRDALNKLKLNDSSISFEPESSAALGSGFRTGFLGMLHMEVIKERLEREFDLDLIATAPTVVYKVEKSNGEVIEIQNPSELPEPNYIKTIFEPYVKATILVPDEFLGNVIKLLNDKRGIQIKMDYLGKRVLLEYDLPMNEIVMDFYDKLKSTTKGYASFDYEPVGFRPGNLKKLDIRVAGDVVDALSIIVPDDKAVSKGREFVKALKELIPRQLFEVAVQASIGSTVIARETVKSMGKNVTAKCYGGDITRKRKLLEKQKEGKKRMKAIGKVNVPQEAFMAVLKI; from the coding sequence TTGCAAAAAAATATTAGGAATTTTAGTATTATTGCACATATTGATCATGGAAAATCAACACTTGCAGATAGAATTATTCAAGAATGTGGAGCTATTACAGATAGAGAAATGACTTCTCAAGTTATGGATACAATGGATATCGAAAAAGAAAGAGGTATTACTATCAAAGCTCAAAGTGTTCGACTTGATTATGTAAAAGATGGTCAAAAATATGTTTTAAACCTAATCGACACTCCAGGGCACGTTGACTTTTCATATGAAGTTAGTCGTTCATTAGCTTCATCAGAAGGTGCTTTACTAATAGTTGATTCAACTCAAGGTGTTGAAGCACAAACAATAGCAAACGTATATATTGCAATGGATAATGATTTAGAATTATTGCCAGTTGTAAATAAAATAGATTTACCAAGTGCTGACCCTATTAGAGTTTTAGAAGAAGTTGAAGAAGCTATTGGACTTGATTGTACTTTACATAATCTAATTTCTGCAAAAACAGGACTTGGAGTAAAAGATTTAATTGATGCAATAGTTGATAGAGTTCCAGCTCCAAATGGTGATGAAGATGCTCCTACAAAAGCTCTTATTTATGACTCTTGGTTTGATAACTATCTTGGAGCACTTGCACTTGTAAGAGTTTATGATGGAAGTATCAAAAAAGGCCAAAAAATAAGACTTATGAATACTAAAGTTGAACATCAAGTAATTGGACTTATGTATCCTCATCCATTAAAAAGACAAGATACTTTAGAAATCAAAACTGGTGAAATTGGTATTGTTGTACTTGGACTTAAAACTTTAGATGGTATTGCTGTTGGTGATACAATGACTGATGCAAAAAATCCAACTCTTGAGCCAATTGATGGATTTGAACCAGCAAAACCATTTGTATTTGCAGGAATTTATCCAATTGAAACTGATAAATTTGAAGATTTAAGAGATGCATTAAATAAACTAAAATTAAATGACTCTTCAATCTCTTTTGAGCCTGAAAGTTCAGCAGCTTTAGGAAGTGGATTTAGAACTGGTTTCTTAGGTATGCTTCATATGGAAGTTATTAAAGAAAGACTTGAAAGAGAGTTTGATTTAGATTTAATTGCAACTGCACCAACTGTTGTATATAAAGTTGAAAAAAGTAATGGAGAAGTAATAGAGATACAAAATCCTAGCGAACTTCCTGAACCAAACTATATAAAAACAATTTTTGAGCCATATGTAAAAGCTACTATTTTAGTACCTGATGAATTTTTAGGAAATGTTATAAAACTTCTTAATGATAAAAGAGGAATCCAAATAAAAATGGATTATTTAGGGAAAAGAGTTTTACTTGAATATGATTTACCAATGAATGAAATTGTAATGGATTTTTATGATAAATTAAAATCAACAACAAAAGGTTATGCTTCATTTGATTATGAGCCAGTTGGATTTAGACCTGGAAATCTTAAAAAACTTGATATCAGAGTTGCTGGTGATGTTGTTGATGCACTTTCAATCATCGTTCCTGATGATAAAGCGGTTTCAAAAGGTAGAGAGTTTGTAAAAGCACTAAAAGAGTTAATTCCTAGACAACTTTTTGAAGTAGCCGTTCAAGCAAGTATTGGAAGTACAGTAATTGCTAGAGAAACTGTGAAATCAATGGGGAAAAACGTAACTGCAAAATGTTATGGTGGAGATATTACAAGAAAAAGAAAACTTCTTGAAAAACAAAAAGAAGGTAAAAAAAGAATGAAAGCAATTGGAAAAGTAAATGTTCCGCAAGAAGCATTTATGGCTGTTTTAAAAATCTGA
- a CDS encoding TIGR01777 family oxidoreductase: MKTIAISGASGFVGTSLTKFFSNVGYKVIPISREILNNNNKLEELLNTTDIVINLAGANIINRWSESYKKLLYSSRIDTTSKIVKAINSISNKPKILISTSAVGIYDNISTYDENGSFSNDFLSNLCQDWEKEALKAKNETTKVAIFRFGIVLGQEGGALQKMITPFKLGLGGTIGSGKQAFSFVHIDDLLNAYKFVIENSHEGIFNLTAPKPTTNKGLTLALGKTLKRPTILPVPEFVLKLIFSEGARVLTDGQSAIPKKLLDLGFEFKFKTIEETIENLCS; the protein is encoded by the coding sequence ATGAAAACTATTGCAATTAGCGGTGCTAGTGGATTTGTAGGTACAAGCTTAACTAAATTTTTTTCTAATGTAGGATATAAAGTTATTCCTATTTCTAGAGAGATTTTAAATAACAATAATAAATTGGAAGAGTTATTAAACACTACTGATATTGTAATAAATTTAGCAGGTGCTAATATTATAAATAGATGGAGTGAATCTTATAAAAAATTACTCTATTCTAGCCGAATAGATACAACTTCAAAAATAGTAAAAGCTATAAATAGTATTTCAAATAAACCTAAAATATTAATTTCAACTTCTGCTGTTGGGATTTATGACAATATTTCAACATATGATGAAAATGGCTCTTTTTCAAATGATTTTTTATCTAATCTTTGTCAAGATTGGGAAAAAGAGGCTTTAAAAGCAAAAAATGAAACAACAAAAGTAGCAATTTTTAGATTTGGTATTGTTTTGGGTCAAGAGGGTGGAGCATTACAAAAAATGATTACTCCTTTTAAATTAGGTCTTGGAGGAACAATAGGAAGTGGAAAACAAGCTTTTTCTTTTGTTCATATAGATGATTTATTAAATGCTTACAAATTTGTGATTGAAAATTCTCATGAAGGTATTTTTAATTTAACAGCTCCAAAACCAACAACAAACAAAGGTCTAACCCTTGCTTTAGGGAAAACACTAAAAAGACCTACTATACTTCCAGTACCAGAATTTGTTTTAAAACTAATTTTTAGTGAAGGAGCAAGAGTTCTAACTGATGGACAAAGTGCAATTCCAAAAAAATTATTAGATTTAGGATTTGAGTTTAAATTTAAAACAATAGAAGAAACAATAGAAAATTTATGTAGTTAA
- a CDS encoding GGDEF domain-containing protein codes for MNSNKKITIIIFSMVTLLTIVIVALVALGSRQSGYDSAKKRAYLTADIVKKSLTSHMVNGNMDQRETFLEGISQLNEVNDLWIIRAKSVSKQFGQSKLTNEIPRDEIDKDVLETGKEEVVIKESLTNATLRITIPYTASSQDKPNCLSCHNAQEGEVLGAISLTFDIQEDRISSIAVLLNIIAIISLFLIFILIYISKKIKPYTTSFDSITEVLKQVHEGDYSVRAKAGVLKEDKEASAWLNELIEKLETVLTGIEKNLTAFVHNRSINVNNDKLLSAKEIIEDISEIYNYKKTIETDLTKEDIYYRLIQVLKDKLKIQEFFIFETDLIKDERKVIFATKDTTPCCNLSNNIKERCRAERTDTIVSSENFPEICRLATCKNDTKHICIPFLINDQKNVIIHIICHDQECLKHVKYQIGIIKKYLEETKPILESKLLMDVLRERNLVDGLTGLYNRKYLDEFIDRKLPFELREGTTFAIMFLDIDYFKMINDTYGHDAGDAILQKLAQTMKDAVSENEFIIRFGGEEFLIIMKNPTEESALKLANKINQDFSKLIFTFNNESFSKTVSIGYSFFPTDTDQIWKCIKFADLSLYEAKDTGRNKVVRFKKDLLKNKDTSSY; via the coding sequence ATGAACTCTAATAAAAAAATAACTATTATTATCTTTTCAATGGTTACACTACTAACTATTGTCATAGTTGCATTAGTTGCACTTGGGTCTAGGCAAAGTGGATATGATAGTGCAAAAAAAAGAGCTTATTTAACTGCTGATATTGTAAAAAAATCATTAACTTCTCATATGGTTAATGGAAATATGGATCAAAGAGAGACTTTTTTAGAGGGTATAAGTCAACTAAATGAAGTAAATGATTTATGGATTATTAGAGCAAAAAGTGTAAGTAAACAATTTGGACAATCAAAATTAACAAATGAAATTCCAAGAGATGAAATAGATAAAGATGTATTAGAAACAGGGAAAGAAGAAGTTGTAATAAAAGAGTCATTAACAAATGCAACTTTAAGAATTACAATTCCATATACAGCTTCTTCACAAGATAAACCAAATTGTTTATCTTGTCATAATGCACAAGAGGGAGAAGTTTTAGGAGCTATTTCTTTAACTTTTGATATTCAAGAAGATAGAATTTCAAGTATCGCTGTTTTATTAAATATTATTGCAATTATCTCTTTATTTTTAATATTTATTTTGATTTATATTAGTAAAAAAATTAAACCTTATACTACTTCTTTTGATTCAATTACTGAAGTTTTAAAACAAGTACATGAAGGTGATTATAGTGTAAGAGCAAAAGCTGGTGTTTTAAAAGAAGACAAAGAAGCTTCTGCTTGGTTAAATGAACTTATTGAAAAACTTGAAACTGTATTAACTGGAATTGAAAAAAATCTTACTGCTTTTGTACATAATAGATCAATAAATGTAAATAATGACAAACTTTTAAGTGCAAAAGAGATAATTGAAGATATCTCTGAAATTTATAATTATAAAAAAACAATAGAAACTGATTTAACAAAAGAAGATATTTATTATAGATTAATTCAAGTTTTAAAAGATAAATTAAAAATACAAGAGTTCTTTATTTTTGAAACAGATTTGATAAAAGATGAAAGAAAAGTAATTTTTGCAACAAAAGATACTACTCCTTGTTGTAATTTATCAAATAATATAAAAGAGAGATGTAGAGCAGAAAGAACTGATACAATTGTCTCATCTGAAAATTTCCCAGAAATTTGCAGACTTGCAACTTGTAAAAATGATACAAAACATATTTGTATTCCATTTTTAATCAATGACCAAAAAAATGTAATTATTCATATAATTTGTCACGACCAAGAGTGTTTAAAACATGTTAAATATCAAATTGGAATAATTAAAAAATATCTTGAAGAGACAAAACCTATTTTAGAAAGTAAACTTTTAATGGATGTATTAAGAGAAAGAAATCTAGTAGATGGATTAACAGGACTTTATAATAGAAAATATTTAGATGAATTTATAGATAGAAAACTTCCTTTTGAATTAAGAGAAGGAACAACTTTTGCTATTATGTTCTTAGATATTGATTATTTCAAAATGATAAATGATACTTATGGGCATGATGCTGGTGATGCTATTTTACAAAAATTAGCTCAAACAATGAAAGATGCAGTAAGTGAAAATGAATTTATTATTCGATTTGGTGGGGAAGAGTTTTTAATAATAATGAAAAATCCAACTGAAGAGAGTGCTTTAAAATTAGCGAATAAAATAAATCAAGATTTCTCTAAATTGATATTTACATTTAATAATGAATCATTTAGTAAAACTGTAAGTATAGGATACTCTTTCTTCCCAACTGATACAGACCAAATTTGGAAATGTATTAAATTTGCAGATTTATCGCTTTATGAAGCTAAAGATACAGGTAGAAATAAAGTAGTAAGATTTAAAAAAGATTTGTTAAAAAACAAAGATACTAGTAGTTATTAA
- the hisA gene encoding 1-(5-phosphoribosyl)-5-[(5-phosphoribosylamino)methylideneamino]imidazole-4-carboxamide isomerase: MDILPAIDLKDGKAVRLSKGLMDSAKIYSDEPWQVAKRFEELGSKWVHIVDLNGAFAGKPANLEQIKKIRENCNLKIELGGGIRDEETIKMYLELGVDRLILGSIAVKDPQFVKNMASKYPIAVGIDAMNGMVAVEGWAEVSTMKATDLAREFANAGVQAIICTDISKDGMLCGVNVEFTESIALASNVDTIASGGVKDIQDIINCKNNGNISGVIVGKAFYEGTLDLEEAFKIL; this comes from the coding sequence ATGGATATTTTACCAGCAATTGATTTAAAAGACGGAAAAGCTGTAAGACTTAGTAAAGGTTTGATGGATAGTGCAAAAATCTATTCTGATGAGCCATGGCAAGTGGCAAAAAGATTTGAAGAATTGGGTTCAAAATGGGTTCATATAGTTGACTTAAATGGTGCATTTGCTGGAAAACCTGCAAATTTAGAGCAAATTAAAAAAATTAGAGAAAACTGTAATTTAAAAATCGAACTTGGTGGTGGAATTAGAGATGAAGAGACTATCAAAATGTATCTTGAACTTGGTGTTGATAGATTAATTCTTGGTTCAATTGCGGTAAAAGACCCTCAATTTGTTAAAAATATGGCTTCAAAATATCCAATTGCTGTTGGAATTGATGCAATGAATGGAATGGTTGCAGTTGAAGGTTGGGCAGAAGTTTCAACTATGAAAGCAACTGATCTTGCGCGTGAATTTGCAAATGCAGGAGTTCAAGCTATTATTTGTACAGATATTTCAAAAGATGGTATGCTTTGTGGAGTAAATGTTGAATTTACAGAATCTATTGCTTTGGCAAGTAATGTTGATACAATTGCTAGTGGTGGAGTAAAAGATATTCAAGATATCATAAATTGCAAAAATAACGGAAACATTTCAGGTGTTATTGTTGGTAAAGCTTTTTATGAAGGAACTCTTGATTTAGAAGAAGCTTTTAAAATTTTATAA